Part of the Gemmatimonadaceae bacterium genome is shown below.
GTCTCCGCGAAAGACGCCCACCATGCCTGACGACCGGCCGGCCGCCCGGGAAATGTAGCGCGCCCATTCCGCTTCCGTGCGTCGTGTCACCTATTCGAGGGATCTTTGCCATCCCGCGCATGACTCACGAACTCACGCGGCGGGCCTTCGCCCGTCAGGCCGCCCTCGGTGCCCTCGCCGCGCCCCTTCTCCCGCGCGTGACGCTCGCCGAGGCCCCATCCGTGCCGCCATCAGCGTGGCCAGGCTACGAGCGCGCCATGGTGATCGACATGCTCGCGACGCCGGGCCCGTTCAACGTCCCGGACATGTACGCCCGTCCGCTGACGCCGGCGATGGTCGAGAACGTCCGACGCTCCGGCATCACCGCCGTGAACTCCACCATCAGCGGCGGAGGCCGCGCCGAGGAGGCGTTCGAACAAACGATTGAGAGCATGGCGGCGTGGCACCATGAGTTCGTGGCTCATCCGGACCTGTTCCTTCAGGTACGTCACGTGGCCGACCTCCACCAGGCGAAAGCCGAGCGCAAGCTTGGCGTGATCCTTGGATTTCAGGACACCACCGCCTATGGGGATCGCCTGGCGCGTGTCGAGACCTTTCACCGGCTCGGCGTGCGTATCGTGCAGCTCACCTACAACGGCCCGAACCTCGTTGCCGACGGTTGCCTCGTGCCGAAGGATGCCGGACTCAAGCCGTTCGGGCGCGAGATCATCTCCCAGCTGAACGCTCGCGGCACCCTCATTGACCTGAGCCATACGGGGTGGGAAAGCACGAAACAGGCCATCGAGGCCTCGCGCGCGCCGGTGGCGGTGACGCATTCCGGCGCAGCCGCGCTCAACGACGTCCCGCGCAACAAGCCCGACGCGCTGCTTCGCCAACTCGCGGCCAGGGGCGGCGTCGTGGGCGTGTACATGATGCCGTTCCTGCGCGCGCGGGGACAGCCGACAGGTGAGGACTTCCTGCGCCACCTCGGCCACTGCATCAACGTGTGCGGTGAGGACCACGTCGGCATCGGCACCGATCTGTCGATCTCTCCGCTCGACCTCAACCCGGAGTTCCGCGCCCTGCACGCCGGGTTCGTCAAACAACGCCGTGCGGCGGGCATTTCCGCGCCCGGCGAGGCCGAAGACGTGTTCAACTACGTCCCGGAATTCAACCAGCCCCGCCGCCTCGAACTCGTAGCCGACGCAATGGCAAAGGCCGGCCATGGCTCGGCACGCATCGCCAAGGTGATCGGCAACAACTGGTTGCGACTGTTGGGGGAGGTCTGGACGTGACGCTGACACCGGGTTGGCCCCGCCGCACCCCTCTGGTTGCCACCCGCTAGATTGCGCGAATGGACTTTGCACGGATCTCCGAACAGATGACCGGGAGCCCGCTCACCGCGCTCCCGGTGCTGTTTCTTGCCGGCGTGCTCACGAGCCTCACGCCGTGCATCTACCCGATGATTCCGATCACCGCCGCGATCGTTGGTGGCGGAGAGGCGACCGCGGGCGCCGCACGGCCGCGGCTCCGACCACTGCTGTTGTCCCTGACGTACGTCGTCGGGCTCGCGCTCGTGTACGCCGGCCTCGGACTTTTTGCCGGCATGTCCGGCACGATGTTCGGACGCATCTCCACCAACCCATGGCTCTACTTCGCCATGGCGAACCTGCTCCTGTTCGCGGCGCTGGCGATGTTCGACGTGATACCGCTGCGCCTCCCATCCGTCGTTGTGGAGAAAGCCGCAACGGCCGGGTCCGGCGGTCGGTTCGGCGGAGCCTTGGTGATGGGCGCGATGTCCGGGCTGGTCGCGGCGCCCTGCTCTGCCCCGGTCATGATCGCGGTGTTGACCTGGGTGACGGAAACCCGGAGCGCGCTCCTCGGCTTCGTCTACCTGTTCGCCTTTTCGCTCGGAATGTGCACCCTTCTCGTGGTTGTCGGGGTTTCATCGGGTGCGCTCTCGCGACTCCCACGCGCGGGTTTGTGGATGGTGCGCGTGAAGAAGGCCTTCGGTGTCGTCATGCTCGGCGTTGCGCAGTACTACCTCATCAAGATGGGTCAGCTGCTCATATGATCACGAAAACTCTCGCCCTTGCGGCGGTGCTCCTTGCGGCCCCTGCGGCCGCCAGGGCCCAGTACGCCATCGATCTCCCGATGGGGGCCACCGCGCCGGACATGAAGCTCGAAACCCTCGATGGCAAGCCCGCGAACATGTCGCAGTGGCTCGGCAAGAAGCCGATGCTCATCGAGGTGTGGGCCACGTGGTGCGAGAACTGTGAACAGCTCGCGCCCGCCATGATGGCGGCAAGAAAGAAGTACGGCGACCGGATGCAGTTCCTCGGCGTCGCGGTGTCCTTCAACCAGTCGCCCGCGCGCGTAAAGGCGCACATGGAGAAGCACGGCTTCGACATGCTGACCTTCTACGATCGCAAGGGCGAAGCCGACGTCGTTTACGGCGTGAAGGCCACGTCCACCGTGATCGTGATCGACAAGGCCGGCAAAGTCGTCTACGCCGGGGCCGGCGGCACGCAGGATCTCGAGGGCGCGATCAGGAAGGGACTGGGCGGACCGTAGGCGAAGCAGCCCGCGCACCCTCGCCGTCCCCGCCACCCAACGACAGTTCCAGCAGCGTGCGCGGCGGCATCGGCTCGTTGGTGAGCGAACACCGGATGTGCGTGATCTGCACCGGCTCGTCGATGCGCTGGGCGAGCAGCTCGCGAGTCGTCGACGGCTCCAGCGTGCGATAGAACGAGAGCGTGACGTGCGGGGTGAACGCGAACTTGGCCCGCCCGAATCGCAGGCCGCAGCCCGCGATGCGCTCGTGCAGCTCGCGCAGCGCCCCGTGCGGGTCCAGGGGCAACACCACGATGTCCGTCTGCATGAAGCGATGCGGCGCCTGCAGCGGAAGCTCCAGGGCCGGTGTGGATGCGCAGATCGGCTCGAGTCGTTCGCGCAACTCCGCGACCGTGGTTTCCGCCGAGATCGGCCCGACGCCCGAGGACCCCGCAATGGTCACGTGGGGCGGCAGCGATCGGGCCAGCTTGGGGTCATACGCCTGCTGGATCGCGCGGATCCTGGCCCCCACCGCCCCGTCGACTTCGGCGATGATGAAGATGCCCGGTGGCGAACGCCACCCCTCGCTCAGTTCGAGGTCGATGGAGGATGACACGAGTCCTGGACGAGGAGAATGCGCGCCCGCCGAGGTGCGGCCCGCGGGTGTGGACGCTATCCGGCGGACATACCGGTGGAAAGGGCTTGCCGGCGTCTTGCCGAGTTCGCCTGAACCGGCACGCAACGCAGGTCAGCTCGTGACCAGACCTCGCAACCAGAGCACGACAAACGTTCCGTAGAAGACCGCCACCAGCACCAGGCCAATGCGCCGCCAGAGCGGAGGGCGGCAGTGCGCGGGCAGGATCCGCGTATTGAGGTACAACAGGTGCAACGAGGCGATCACGAACACCACGCCGGCGATATTGGCGCCCAGCTGGAGCAGAAACACAGGTTGCGCCAGCTTGAGCGCCACCAGGCCCCAGACCACCAGCACCGCGAGGACCGTGTAGTACACCACGCGCACGTCGCCACCGCGCCATCGGCGAACCCGCTCACTGCCCGTCCACACGATGTCGGTGAGGGAGCGCGTCATTCCCTCGACGATGTCGAGCTGCGTCTTGAAGAGAATCCATGCCCCGATGAGCGCCACCGTCCCGCCGAGCCACGGCGAGCCCGTCCCCACGATGGCCTGGGCGAGCGCCGCCGCGATGCCGTACCCGCGGATATCGGTGCCCCGCGCAAGGAACGTCACGTAGAGCAGAGCTGGCAGCACCATGCCCAGCACCGCACCAATGAAGAACACGCCCCACTGGTCGGCGTGTACGATGCGCCACCACCCGCGCCACTTCGACATCTCCACCGGCGTGTCGGGAAAGACCGATCCGCTGTGGGCAAGCTCGTGTTTGGTGCCGCCGATCGCGGAGGGGATGAACCCGGTCACCCCTCCCATGCCGTAGCCGCGATCGCGCGCCCAGTTGGTCAGCGTGA
Proteins encoded:
- a CDS encoding membrane dipeptidase, with the protein product MTHELTRRAFARQAALGALAAPLLPRVTLAEAPSVPPSAWPGYERAMVIDMLATPGPFNVPDMYARPLTPAMVENVRRSGITAVNSTISGGGRAEEAFEQTIESMAAWHHEFVAHPDLFLQVRHVADLHQAKAERKLGVILGFQDTTAYGDRLARVETFHRLGVRIVQLTYNGPNLVADGCLVPKDAGLKPFGREIISQLNARGTLIDLSHTGWESTKQAIEASRAPVAVTHSGAAALNDVPRNKPDALLRQLAARGGVVGVYMMPFLRARGQPTGEDFLRHLGHCINVCGEDHVGIGTDLSISPLDLNPEFRALHAGFVKQRRAAGISAPGEAEDVFNYVPEFNQPRRLELVADAMAKAGHGSARIAKVIGNNWLRLLGEVWT
- a CDS encoding sulfite exporter TauE/SafE family protein, which produces MDFARISEQMTGSPLTALPVLFLAGVLTSLTPCIYPMIPITAAIVGGGEATAGAARPRLRPLLLSLTYVVGLALVYAGLGLFAGMSGTMFGRISTNPWLYFAMANLLLFAALAMFDVIPLRLPSVVVEKAATAGSGGRFGGALVMGAMSGLVAAPCSAPVMIAVLTWVTETRSALLGFVYLFAFSLGMCTLLVVVGVSSGALSRLPRAGLWMVRVKKAFGVVMLGVAQYYLIKMGQLLI
- a CDS encoding TlpA family protein disulfide reductase, encoding MITKTLALAAVLLAAPAAARAQYAIDLPMGATAPDMKLETLDGKPANMSQWLGKKPMLIEVWATWCENCEQLAPAMMAARKKYGDRMQFLGVAVSFNQSPARVKAHMEKHGFDMLTFYDRKGEADVVYGVKATSTVIVIDKAGKVVYAGAGGTQDLEGAIRKGLGGP
- a CDS encoding 2'-5' RNA ligase family protein — translated: MSSSIDLELSEGWRSPPGIFIIAEVDGAVGARIRAIQQAYDPKLARSLPPHVTIAGSSGVGPISAETTVAELRERLEPICASTPALELPLQAPHRFMQTDIVVLPLDPHGALRELHERIAGCGLRFGRAKFAFTPHVTLSFYRTLEPSTTRELLAQRIDEPVQITHIRCSLTNEPMPPRTLLELSLGGGDGEGARAASPTVRPVPS
- a CDS encoding Nramp family divalent metal transporter — protein: MTPAPESRSGLPAWKPGTLPQPPMPRGLQWLGVVGPGVIVLGASIGSGEFLLGPAAFVKYGLTMLWVAGCAMALQTLFNVECMRYTLATGEPVVTGFMRTKPHASFWALIYGLLYFLQVGWPAWAGTAAGAFFFLFAKRLSAAADATTVYLIGVGLFMICVLLLLVGRRIERTLEMLNWVLVACILTGFVVLAMRFVPAGTVWEAVAGLVGYSPSSQSFAFLPEGADFFLIGAFAGYSGGGGVINLTLTNWARDRGYGMGGVTGFIPSAIGGTKHELAHSGSVFPDTPVEMSKWRGWWRIVHADQWGVFFIGAVLGMVLPALLYVTFLARGTDIRGYGIAAALAQAIVGTGSPWLGGTVALIGAWILFKTQLDIVEGMTRSLTDIVWTGSERVRRWRGGDVRVVYYTVLAVLVVWGLVALKLAQPVFLLQLGANIAGVVFVIASLHLLYLNTRILPAHCRPPLWRRIGLVLVAVFYGTFVVLWLRGLVTS